Genomic window (Rosa chinensis cultivar Old Blush chromosome 6, RchiOBHm-V2, whole genome shotgun sequence):
TGTTAGACCTTCTTGCAGCTGATTTTGAACTACATTTATATATAGTTTACATGCTGCTTTGCTTGCTTATGCACGATGTCTGCCTCCTCTGGTTTTGTCGAGCACCCTTTTCCCATACAGATGGCTGTGCAGATGAGGGTAATTGCTCCGAATGAGGTTAACAAGAGCATTGTGAACAGATCCCTGCCACAAAGGATAGAAAGCAAAGGAAAGGACTTCATTATTGATGTCACAAGCCAAGTTAAGAAGAGATAAAAACAAAGATATGTGAACTACATAACGTCTCTACCAATTTTTTTTGTGTCGCATGAAGAGCAAACTGTGGCAAACTATTGTACTACATTTAATTTTCGAGTATTAACAGATAAGATTATTTACTAAAAAATGTTCTCCATGTGTAAGAAAAATTTTCTTAAAGAttatttagaaaaaaaagaagaaaaagttatcTACAGAAAAAATGGATTAGTGGGTAGTTTTTCATGCTTGTTTGTTtcatgattttttcttttcttattttctgtttattttgtaatttaattATATTATCACTATATATTTGTAAtaaagtttattaatattttaggattatttcgctacatttttttttcagttttgacTAATAAAgccttttttttattaataatatagaTGATCAATTAATTCGCTAGAAAGGTCAAAGCTAGAACACAAAACTTGGGATATTGGAGTAAGTCAGCGAAGGAGGTCCAAGACTTGTCAGGGAAAATGTTCTTTGGCCAAATATAGTATACAGCATGCATTACTTAATCCAGCATGACGCATTAAAAGAATATGCGTGATTAATTACATGATATGTATTAGTACAAAAACTGAAAGTCTAGAATTTAACAACATATCAAATTTTCACTTTCAAGAGTTGAACTAGATAGATATGATGGGAATCTCTTAATCAATCTTAATAAAGGAGTGAGAGAATAAACACTACAGAAACATTTCAGGGATGATGGTGTTACCTTGGATACTGCAAGAGCAGACTGAGCAACATAATTCCCATAAGGATTTTGAAGAACATTCAGAAACTCAGGACTGTTAATCATCTCATTAATAATCGTATTGGCATGTTCTTCTCCAGCCTCTTTCAGGGTTTTCTCGACTACATTACTTCCATGCTTGTTCATCGACAGATTAACAAAATACCCTTGAAGCTGACCTAAAATGTCTGCTGTTACACGAGGTATTTTTAGTCCAATTATGTACTGCACAACATAGTTCCTGtagtaaaagaaaagaaggttaGATTACATTATTTTAGAGAGATGTTATGTGTATTGTAAGTCTGTAACATTAGTTGTTACCCATGATCATTTttgtccaaaaataaaaaacatatatTATCATTGATTGAAGCATGTATACAAAAAGAACCTATTTCCCAACCTCTTATCATCATATGTACGATTTCCTTATGCCCTAGATATTGTCTAAAGTTATGATGTATTTTATTATATTAGAGTTCTTGTAATCTCCAGTCAAACCTCCATCTGTCcacctattattttttttctctagaaaaaaattgaaactaacTTCTGTACATCATACTCGGGTGTAGAAGGTGTATAGAAGTTTAAAGTGTTGAGATATGCATATTTATATTTAAAAAGTTTACTTAAAAGGCTTAAAAAGTTTTTTGAATCAAGGAAGCTTCAAGTTTTAACCGCTCATTTTCATTCAAACCTTAATTCTcttcctctacaactttcactGTACTACACTGCATGTGTTTTTATTATAGAGGAACTCTATTTGTTAGAAGGTACGGAGACAGATTTAACAACCAAACTTAACCCTTTTtcccaaacaaaaaagaaaaacgaaGAAATTTAATCCTATTTCAATTTTAACATATCTCTACTACTACAATAAAAAAAGTGTCAGAAGTTTCATCAGACTTAAAATGCCCAAATACCccttacaaaaataaaatctcataatgaaattatctaaaaGGGTTATTctggtaaaataaaaaatacaaaaaataacatgaaattgagaaagagagaaagtggGTGAGAATAAAACTTTTACGTTGTCATCATTTCAACAATAGCACGTACATTGTACGGGTATGAGATGATCAAACTAGCTACAGTGCATGAAATAGAAAAACAAAGCGAAAcatggaaggaaaaaaaaacagctcAAGCAACATACTTCTTCTAGTTTTCTTAGGAGGATAAACAAGTACACATAAATTAAATGATGGAATGGAGTCCATCTAGCAATACAAATCACAACTTTCACATAATAAAACGAGATACGTGTATGTATCGGCTTTAAGAGATGTTCAATAAAACATTAGTACGTAAATGTGATTCAAATAAATTTATCGTCACAAAATTAGAGTGAAAGACAAACCCGTAAGGATCTTCGGAGAGGACTCGAGCATGCTCAGTTATGTCAGCCAGAAGACGCTCCTTAGCTTCAGTATATGCATAATGCACACTGCTTTGCACTAAGCAACACCCAAATTTGTCTTTTGCTAATGCAAGGCAGTTATCTAGCACTAATTCCAGAACACCCTGTAAAATAGAAACGAGAATTTGCAGAACAACAGTCAAACTATACATAAAACCAAGGCAAGTAACAACTTTATGTATACGTGCAAAGGCAGTTGATTTGCCAATTAAAGATCACATTTTAAACTACAACTCTAATAGAGGTAAAACCTACTTACTATATCATCGTCTTATAACTTCATTTAGGAGCAATGCTCATTACCTTGGTGCAGTCAAGAGAGAAATTTTTCAAGCAAACTTGAATCACATAATAACCGGGCtgggttttgctcagcggaaTTGTGATTCGCTTCAGAACCCGCATAAACGAGGACTGTTGCTCTCGGGTTTCAACCCGCTCCAGCAACTTCTGCATGGCACGACTTCTGCAAATATCAACAACAAATACTAGTCAAACAGTCGTAAATTGATCAAATACATAGGGTTTATGAATGAAATAGATATAGAACAGTACCCATGCTGGTCAGTGCACATATCCTTGAGTTTCCTCTCATCACTCATCACCAAATCAAGCATTTTGGTCCATCCGTCTCTGTTAGTCCCCTCCACAagtttttgaataaattcagtccCAAATTGATCTACCATTAGCTCGCGCAAATGATCATGACCCTCCTTCATAACCTCATTAAAAATCATTTCAATCTCTTCCATCTTACCCTCCTCAATCTTCTTTTGTAAAAATCGACATCCAACATGATCTTTGGCCACAAAAGCAATTTGGCCCCTCAACTCTTCCAAAGGGACAGAGTAATAACTTGGTATGTGCCGCCGTGCAGACCCATTGCCAAGCCTTTGATCTTTGGTGGACATCAAATTCAGGCCTTGGCTCCTTTCTTCTTGCCCGAAGCGCTGTCTTCCAGCCCCATTAGCAAACCTTGATCCCCTGCTAACCCTATTCCGCTGAGAACTAGAACTAGACCTAATTTGGTTAAAACCTAATCCAAATTGATCCCGATAAATCGATTGACTAGTGCTCCTGCTACTACTGGTGCTATTCCGATTCCAACTATGGGGATTGAGTATTCCATTGTTAGCAGCAGTGGGATTCGAATGCCTCATGTACTGCTCAGCCATTAAGAAAGCATATTGGTTCAACCTCTCCAAATATTCCTGCTCTAGAGTACTGAACCCACCATTGCCTAGGATTGTAGAGCTAGGCATATAGTTGTTGGGTATTCTTTGATTGCCGGAACTGCTATTATTGGATATGCTTAGCCGATTCAAAGAAGCTTCGAGTTGATCATGAGTCTGATCAGCAGCAAAATCATGAGGACCTCCCCCAACTGTTCCAAATCCCAATGTCGAAAACCCATTATTATTGTTGTTGATAAGATTGTTGGTACTGTTTCCGGGAAAAAGAAGATGATCAAAGTTGGGATTAGTGTTTTGATGGTAGGGAGGGTTTTGCAAGATTGGTGGGTTTTGAAGAACCAGATTGGGCAACATGGGATCCCAATACATCTGATTTTGAGACGGAGGGGGAGGTGGAGGGTTTTGATGAAGGTGGCCGGTATTCCACAAAATAAACCCTGgcacccaaaaaagaaaactagTTGTTGAACCGTATAATAATCGGTTTGATCACTATGGTAAGGAACCCatgttatataatatatatgttcACAATGCAGCTGGGCCTTGTCCAAACCCAAAAGCCTAGAATCCGTAGAATGCTTCCTTCTTCCCTTTTCAGAGCTTAAAATACTTGGACGATGGACCCTTTCAGTCGACAATTGCATAGCTCACCCACCATGGCAATCGACATCGCAACCTTAGAAGAGAGGTCAGCAGGCAGCACCCACCTTCAATTCAGTTCTCTAATTCCACTTTTCAGCTTTCTGTCAACAAATTTTGAAGCTTTGGATGGTATTCCACTTTAGCAGCTTTATCATTTATTATTGTTCTATGTGGGAATGTGAATTAGCAGTGTTTATGTTGTCATTGTTAATTTTAATGCCAATAATAATCTGCTAAGTAAgtcttttgtttattttttgttggCTATAGGTACATTAATTCCTGCAGGAAGCACTGTGTTTCACCTAATGATGCAATTCTCTCTGTTCTGTTTAAGGTCAGTGATGATTGTtatccaaatttttcttttgaatgatGAATTTGTTTATTTCTTGCTATACAGTCGATAAGGAGATTCTGGTTCTGATTGAAAGAAGTAAGCTTTATAGAACTTGGTGGTATTACTCACTTCAGTGTTAGGATTCTAGTTTTATTCATGTGGGTAGCAGTCGAAATTGAGGGGCTACAGTACGGTAGGCATTATAAGAAAATGGAGAGATAGGTAACTCCAAACTAAAGTGCAAGAAAGCCGAAAAGATATAAGTAAATTGGCACTGTCGAAAAATCATGTGTGTACTCTACTGAAAAAATTGGAATAGAGTGTCACTAAGATAAAGATTCTGCTAAGCGCCATAGTTAGCCAAGTGTATTGCCTTGATAATGATAGTACTATTCTTAATTTGATTCTTCTtctatttctgttttctttttaatcCAGGCTGAGGTAAAAAAGTCTTGCAATGAGCTCTGTAGCCTGGCGATTTCATTGGACCATCTTAAGGATGCTGAGTTCCCACCACTTCTTGATTTATGTATGGAACTTGATGCTTCTGAGGTTGAAGCAGTTGACATACGCAATGAATCATTGCATGTTTTGAATGGAAAATATGCGCTGTTGTTGATGCGTGCTATCAATCAAAAGCTTCGAGTTGTTGATCTCCAAGATTTGGCACTTGGAAAGGATTTCTTGAGGTAAACACCAGTGTTTATTACAGTTGGCTTTGTGTTAATGGTTTAAATCTGAGTTTGTTGTCCACTATGTTACTATATCCTATATACACGCACTTTCGTAGTAAAAGGTAACTAAGAGGACTAATATAGGTAAGGCAttattcttatatatatttttcctctCCTCTCACACCATCAATACCTGATCAAAATATTAAGGAGTCTACAAAGATCACATATTAGCCAAACTGTAGGTGACTTCTAAGCTATTTGCCACTTGTACTACCTTCCAATCATTGTGTATGTCTTCTTGATCAAAAGTTGAATGATTAGGAAATCacgtttatttgtttttatttcttattttttattttttaaattgacTTTCAGACATGTTTATTGGGGATAGGACTTAAATCATTTTATCATAGTTGTGCAAagctaaaaaaagaaagaaaaaggttcAAGAATCTGCGTAAATTCTGAAATGTTTTATGATAACTGTTATGAAcctgtttcttcttccttctgttTCCCTTATGTTCCTTTTTAATAGTTTGTCGATATTGCAGTAACATTTTGTCTTGCCTTCTCTCCTTCTGCCTGCTGAATTGTGCGGATTcacattaactttttttttattgctcaAAGAAATATAGAGATCAATAGATCTAGTAGATGGATGTACTATATTTAAAAACCAAGATGATCTCCATATGGAAATGACTTGATATTACTAATTCAAGTTTATTCCCAGGGATCTTTCACAGAGAGGTTTGACATGCCAAGTTTTAAACTTGAGATCTTCACATTTTCGGAAGCTCAATATGATGGGAGAGTTCATGCGGATACCCACCCTCAACCTTGACTTTAGTACTTCACTCACTAGTTTTCAGGAGGATTGTTTTTCTTGCATGCCGAATCTAATGTGCCTCTCTCTGTGCGAGACATGAATTTTAAATCTGTGGACAACTATTGCTGCGTTTTCTAAACTCCCTTCTTTGGTTGAACTTCGGTTTCAGCATTGGTCATGCTGCAATGATGTTGGGCCTTATTCTGCATCATCTAGTGGGAAGTCACGTCACAAAACTTATTCAAATCAGCAAAATAATGGTAGAACATCATCCATTAATATTGGGGAACTAACAGACCAGTACTCAAGCACAGAAGAGGTGATCAGGAATATGTTTTTGCTTAATAATGTGGTTATAAATGATGATGAAAGTAGGGCTAAGGATTCAGATGATAGCGAAATAGACTTTTCAAGTCCCCTGCAAGAACATGGTTCTGTGGAGCGTTTGTCAAATGTTTTTTCAGGAGGGAACAGACTGAGGTAATAACTGAACCGTTCCAGTAGATTATGGCTAAAGTGGGTCTTAGTGGgaaatttttaaattaaatttaacTTGGAAGATGATGTTATCTGTTCTCAAAGAAGCTGTATCGATAAATAGGACTGGGGAATTTCCTGTTCTAAAGCTTACTGCTTTATTGGTGGTTAAATGTATATCTTTTTCCCCTTAAAAAGaaattatcatcatcatctattACAGCAAtcttataaatataaataaaatcatCAACAATTGTTTTTTCTCTTGTAGTCAACTACCTCCTAGCCAAATCTTTTGTTTACTGTAACTATTGTTTGATATACGTTGTTGCCTTTTCTCTAACCGCTCAAACGTCTAGGAGTCAGTGGTAGTCTAACATGTTTTCAAAAGCTCCAATTTCTATTCCTCTCCTCTACATTAATTTGTGAGTTGTATGGTCGGGCTGCAGATATATGTTTCTCTTTGCCTCCATCTCTCCACCTATAGGATAGGGCTGCACGTAGGTAGAGTTTTAGCTTGATGAACATTGTTGCTCCATTCCTAACAATTTAAGTTTTTGAATTCCTTTAATTGTTAGTCATGTAATAGTAATAGTAGTTATCGGATATATTATTTGAACTATAAAGATGTTGTGATCATGTAATCATCATTGTCATCCAATTTATCCTTTTATATGTTTGTTAATCGAGTTTTTACTCTGGTTGGCCGGATTCTCTTGATAACTTTCAGAATCAAAATGAGGCAGAGCCCTTAGCTGGTCCCTTCACATAGTATATTGGAGACAATTCAGTGAAATATATTTCTTATCATGCTTCGCCAATATGTTTTGAGAAATATTATAGAGAGTACATGACAGCCTCATTACCTCGTTTGAGAATTTTAGATAACTTGCCAATTAGAAAGATTGATCAGGAAACTGCTAGGATGacattttcagaatattttgaGCATGTACCATATCAAAGAAAGCATAAGGAAAATGTCATTAGTGTGTTACAAAAGCGTGAAATAAGATCAAGTCAAAATCATGTACAAAGTCCTGCGAAGAAAGTATCGAATCTCTATGGAAAGTCTCAATGCTTCTATACCAGGTCTCTTTCTGCTGCCAAAATGGGATCTTGTGATAGGCCATTCTTGAACCCGCTTTCTTTTTCAGGCATTACTCTGGTAGGTGAAAGTAAGAGCTTTCGTCCTAGGCAGTTTGAGTATCATCCATCCAACTCCAGCCTTATGGTCTTTGGAACATTAGATGGTGAAATAGTTGCAGTCAACCATGAGAATGGGAAAATTGTCAGTTATATCCCATCACTAGGAGCAATGAATAGTGTGCTGGGACTCTGTTTGCTCAAGAAGTATCCCTCTAAGGTATCTACTTATTTCATGGAATGTAGTGCCCACTGATTCTAGTCATGGTTCATTATAATTATCTGGATTTCACTCTTAAATTCTTATTCTCCTTGCATGGAACTCTATCGAGCAgaaatttgttcaaaataaagttACATGGCATAATAGCTTTTAACAGCATGCATTGCAACTGAAGGGAGTATGCAGCATAGGATTCATCATGATAGAATATGTTTATAGGTGTACTTTTTAAATGAATTTTCTTTAACTAAAGAACTAACTTGTACAACATTGCTTGATAGTAGCTACAGATGAAAATACAACATAGTATATTGGTACTTTTGAGCATGGATATCATGACAGGATGGGTCCATGATGCTCCTAATTTGAGAGCTTCAATCACTATTATGTCCTTTCCGATTGTTATGTAGAAATTAAGTATGTTCGGAAGCAATTCATAGGTGGAAACCGTGGAATCCTTTGGCATCTGAGGTAGTGCTTTCAATATTTGAATGTGAAAATTTCTTCAGGCGAAAATATATGTTGAAATTGCTATTCAAATGCAGAGAGTTCTGTTGACACTCAAATATTTGTTATTGTCATGTTACTTTATCCATATCTCTCTTGATTTAGCAAATTCTAATTAtgctttgtttatttgttatgGTGAATGCCAGCTAATAGCTGGTTCAGATAATGGCTCATTGAAATTGTACGACATCCATCATATGCGATCAGTGGAAACATGCATATGTGGTGGTGCCGGGTCTGTCTCCTTTGACGAGTTTGACCAGTTGACATCTGTTCATGTTAATTCCACGGACGAGCTATTTCTTGCTAGTGGATACTCGAGAGACGTTGCCTTATATGACATTAGTAGTGGAAAGTGCTTACAGGTGTTGACTAATATGCATCGGGAGCATATTAATGTAATGAAGTTTGCAAAACCATCTGTTTTCGCCGCTTCTTCATTTGATCAGGATGTCAAGATGTGGGACCTAAGACAGAAACCAATAAGTCCTTGCTATTCCTCTTCAAGCTCTAGGGGTAATGTGATGGTTTGCTTTTCTCCTGATgatcactatcttcttgtctcagCTGTTGATAACGAGGTAATTTCTATCTTTAGTTCATGAAATTTATGAGATCAGGTCAACAATATGTTCCCATGTGACTAAGAACCTCTCCTACTGGGTGCTATGATGCTATTAAAGAGTGTTGAGTCCATTGGTGTTGGTCTAGACTCTAGATATTAGATACCTGATTAAGAACCAAACTTTGTGAGACTGGTTACCACTGATGCTCTCAGGGGTTAAAACTGATAACGGTACAAAATAAAAAGTGCAAAATGCagcattttttgttttcatttggaTAAACttattagttttgtttttctttctctttttatttatttatttattttttttatgatccACATTCCAAAAGGAGATGAGCTGTTATTGTGGTACCTGAAGTCTGGATTCAACTTGATTTAGCTGCTAGGTCTCCAGCTACCATATGTGTTTTGTTACCCTAATGCAAGTTGTAGATGGCTACATATATAGGAGGCAATTACTGTCTTGCGGCCTTAAGTTTTGTGCAAGGAGATTAAATGATAGGGAGTATGTCACGTAGTCTCTGATAGGTCCTTCAAAATTTGTTTAatgttctttctttttgctATATCTCATTTAATGATATTATTTAAATGTAAATAGTGCAACTTTACTAGATGTCCTTCCAGAAATTTTAGCATACTTTGAGATGCACTTGTTGATGATGTCAGGTTAGGCAACTTCTCGCAGTTGATGGGAGACTTCACTTGAATTTTGAGATAGCCTCTACAGGAAGTTCTCAGAACTACACTCGATCCTATTACATGAATGGAAGAGATTATATCATCAGTGGGAGCTGTGATGAACATGTTGTCCGCATATGCTGTGCCCAAACAGGGAGACGCCTGAGGGATATATCTTTGGAGGTACAGCTATCTAGTTTATATGTATATGCCTACTTTTAAGTACCATGAAACATGGTTTGATTGTCAAGTATAGGCTTATTATGCTACTAGAGTAGGATTACTGTCTGATGTTAAAATATCTACTGTTGTTGGGTCACTTTGTATCTGGGTGAAGTTTCAAGTTGATATTTTCATCCTACCTGCCCCATGAAATGGGACTTCATTTTTTCCATTATAAGAGTATATTGTACAACTCCTCCTTGCACCTTTGTCTCACATGCGAGCACAAGTGCACATCACAATGTCCTCTCAATATGTTCAATTAAGTCTGATTTTGCATCCTTTTCTTATTATGTGGTACAAGTTTTAGGGGAGGGGGCAAATAATTTTAGGAGTCGATGTCAAATGGTCGATAGTAAGTAATGTGGCACAACCTTTTAGACAAAAAGAGATATATATGTGCCAAATTAGgagataaaagaaagaaaaaatataatgAAATCTAGTGGTTTAACACTTGAGAGTCTTGATactgaaaaagaacaaagaacaaaATTCCAGAGGGGGAAAGAGGATGATAAGAAGTAAACTCATCTACTAATTCTGAATGTAGTAATATTTTGCTGTTCTTATGCAGGGACGAGGAAGATCTAGGAGTTCTATGTTTGTGCAATCTTTGAGGGGTGATCCTTTCAGAGTGAGTTTCGCTATACTACTGGCATCAACTCTTTTTGTAAAGCAAgtagatatatattttttaatttgcaAGATACTTGCCTTtacaatgtatttgtgttgtataTTACAATTATAACTCGACAACTTATAAAGAAGAAAACTGTTACATGCCTCACTCACGTCAGAAGTGGTTCGATGCACGTGATTGTTTCTCCATTATCAACTTACATACCGCTGATATCCATATATGTCCTTACATGCCTCACTCACGTCAGAAGTGTTATGGTATAATTGTTGGAATGTGATTGGCAATGAATCGTTATAGTGGAAATGTTGGGGTTTCTTAAGTTGctc
Coding sequences:
- the LOC112173720 gene encoding pumilio homolog 12 codes for the protein MYWDPMLPNLVLQNPPILQNPPYHQNTNPNFDHLLFPGNSTNNLINNNNNGFSTLGFGTVGGGPHDFAADQTHDQLEASLNRLSISNNSSSGNQRIPNNYMPSSTILGNGGFSTLEQEYLERLNQYAFLMAEQYMRHSNPTAANNGILNPHSWNRNSTSSSRSTSQSIYRDQFGLGFNQIRSSSSSQRNRVSRGSRFANGAGRQRFGQEERSQGLNLMSTKDQRLGNGSARRHIPSYYSVPLEELRGQIAFVAKDHVGCRFLQKKIEEGKMEEIEMIFNEVMKEGHDHLRELMVDQFGTEFIQKLVEGTNRDGWTKMLDLVMSDERKLKDMCTDQHGSRAMQKLLERVETREQQSSFMRVLKRITIPLSKTQPGYYVIQVCLKNFSLDCTKGVLELVLDNCLALAKDKFGCCLVQSSVHYAYTEAKERLLADITEHARVLSEDPYGNYVVQYIIGLKIPRVTADILGQLQGYFVNLSMNKHGSNVVEKTLKEAGEEHANTIINEMINSPEFLNVLQNPYGNYVAQSALAVSKGSVHNALVNLIRSNYPHLHSHLYGKRVLDKTRGGRHRA